From a region of the Dehalococcoidia bacterium genome:
- a CDS encoding type II secretion system F family protein produces MEYLAAAGAGLAVLCLFTFLVRAQSLRPSESRLHRLSASRNVTIDQSGDGSILRRNPSSIPAIGRLLTNRGYAMQWSADLERAGLTLRPIEYILIRVLTASVAFLIVMLIFLSPLGLILACVAGAAGFMVPAFWVGMKIKGRVKGIEDQLVETLTLMSNSQRAGFAFAQAVELAAQRTGPPISIELNRMLLDLNLGASTEDALVAMNDRIGSEDLDLVVTAILIHRQTGGNLAEILDNVTETMRDRERIRGEIKTLTASQRLAGIILSGWPVVLGLIFTAINPSMMSLMWTTTAGIIMLVIMLTLNLAGYLSIRRILAIDI; encoded by the coding sequence ATGGAGTATCTAGCAGCCGCCGGCGCCGGGCTGGCGGTCCTTTGCCTGTTTACGTTTCTTGTGCGGGCGCAGTCGCTTCGGCCTTCGGAGTCACGGCTGCACCGGCTGAGCGCGAGCCGCAACGTGACGATCGACCAGAGCGGCGACGGCTCGATCCTGCGCCGCAATCCTTCGTCGATCCCCGCCATCGGCCGGCTCCTGACGAACCGCGGGTACGCGATGCAATGGAGCGCCGACCTTGAGCGAGCGGGGCTCACGCTGCGACCGATCGAGTACATCCTGATCCGCGTGCTGACCGCGAGCGTGGCGTTTCTCATCGTGATGCTCATATTCCTCAGTCCGCTGGGTCTCATCCTGGCGTGCGTTGCGGGCGCCGCGGGATTTATGGTGCCGGCTTTCTGGGTCGGTATGAAGATCAAGGGACGCGTGAAAGGCATCGAGGATCAGCTCGTCGAGACGCTGACGCTGATGTCGAACTCGCAGCGAGCCGGATTCGCGTTCGCGCAGGCCGTAGAGCTTGCGGCGCAGCGCACCGGGCCGCCGATCTCGATCGAGCTGAACAGAATGCTGCTCGACCTGAACCTGGGCGCGAGCACCGAAGATGCGCTGGTCGCCATGAACGACCGTATCGGCAGCGAGGACCTTGACCTGGTGGTGACGGCGATCCTCATCCACCGGCAGACCGGCGGCAACCTGGCGGAGATCCTGGACAACGTGACAGAGACGATGCGGGACCGCGAGCGCATCAGGGGCGAGATCAAGACGCTTACGGCATCCCAGCGGCTGGCCGGAATTATTCTCAGCGGCTGGCCCGTGGTGCTGGGCCTGATCTTCACGGCCATCAATCCGAGCATGATGTCACTGATGTGGACAACGACGGCGGGCATCATCATGTTGGTCATCATGCTGACGCTGAATCTGGCTGGATACCTTTCGATCCGGCGGATCCTGGCTATCGACATTTAG
- a CDS encoding type II secretion system F family protein, protein MLALITSIAASSSVLVLAVWYGQSRSRHDVRLRTLMEPQRMLAEQSDPFSQRVAFPVVNTLVNVLMAILPTALIGRARRWLLIAGDKMVISQFLTIVLIAATAPPAILFLLIWAASGGSAPFFVWLPVPLAAVMGFLFPFLLLKRASRKRQQIIWRSMPNALDLLTTCVEAGLSLDFGIQRVAEKYPGPLSEEFHRVLREMGLGKPRREALTEMTERIQLPDVTTFINSLVQAEQLGTSIGDVLRVQAKQMRMRRRQRAEQIAHQAPVKMVFPMVLFLMPSLFLITIGPVILAVIRSFQEA, encoded by the coding sequence ATGCTCGCCCTGATTACTTCCATAGCGGCCTCTTCGTCGGTCCTTGTGCTGGCGGTGTGGTACGGCCAGAGCAGGAGCCGTCATGACGTACGCCTGCGCACGCTCATGGAGCCGCAGCGCATGCTCGCGGAGCAAAGCGATCCGTTCTCTCAGCGCGTCGCATTTCCGGTGGTGAACACGCTGGTGAACGTGCTGATGGCGATCTTGCCGACGGCGTTGATCGGGCGGGCGCGGCGCTGGCTGCTGATCGCGGGCGACAAGATGGTGATCTCGCAGTTCCTGACGATCGTCCTGATCGCAGCGACGGCGCCACCGGCGATCCTGTTTCTGCTCATCTGGGCAGCGAGTGGAGGCTCTGCGCCGTTCTTCGTCTGGTTGCCGGTGCCACTGGCGGCGGTGATGGGATTCCTGTTCCCGTTCCTGCTCCTCAAGCGCGCCTCCCGCAAGCGCCAGCAGATCATCTGGCGGTCGATGCCGAACGCGCTGGACCTGCTGACGACGTGCGTCGAGGCCGGCCTGAGCCTGGACTTCGGCATCCAGCGCGTCGCGGAGAAGTACCCGGGGCCGCTCTCCGAAGAATTCCACCGCGTGCTCCGCGAGATGGGTCTCGGCAAGCCGCGACGAGAAGCGCTCACCGAGATGACGGAACGGATCCAGCTACCCGACGTGACGACGTTCATCAACTCGTTAGTGCAGGCGGAGCAACTGGGCACAAGCATCGGTGACGTGCTGCGCGTGCAGGCGAAGCAGATGCGGATGCGCCGCCGTCAGCGCGCCGAGCAGATCGCGCACCAGGCGCCGGTGAAGATGGTCTTCCCGATGGTGTTGTTCCTGATGCCTTCGCTGTTTCTGATCACCATCGGACCCGTGATCCTGGCTGTTATCCGCTCGTTCCAGGAGGCGTAA
- a CDS encoding Zn-dependent alcohol dehydrogenase, which translates to MKAAVFHGPQQPLTIENVDIDVPGPREIVVRTVASGVCHSDLHFVDGYYGHPAPAVLGHEAAGIVEAVGSLVTYVKPGDHVISCLSVFCGQCEMCMTGHPSLCADPSTRRTPDQPPRLNQQGDVMHQFLNISSYAEKMLLHENAVVKIREDMPLDRAALIGCGVMTGVGAVLNTARIEAGSTVAVYGAGGVGLAAIQGALIAGARMIIAVDMIEAKLATARELGATHIVDASSKDPVPAIIEMTGGGVDYAFEAIGLKIAAEQAFNSLRRGGTATIIGMIPVGQKVELDGYQFLSEKKIQGCTMGSNRFRVDMPRYIDFYLQGRLKLDEMISRRGKLEDVNEAFRAMKAGEVARTVLMFD; encoded by the coding sequence ATGAAAGCCGCAGTGTTCCACGGCCCCCAGCAACCCCTGACGATCGAAAACGTCGACATCGATGTGCCGGGCCCGCGCGAGATCGTCGTGCGCACCGTCGCGAGCGGCGTCTGCCATAGCGACCTCCACTTCGTCGATGGCTACTACGGCCACCCCGCACCGGCCGTGCTCGGCCACGAAGCAGCCGGCATCGTCGAGGCCGTCGGCAGCCTGGTCACCTACGTGAAGCCCGGCGACCACGTGATCTCTTGCCTCTCCGTGTTTTGCGGACAGTGCGAAATGTGCATGACCGGCCACCCCAGCCTGTGCGCTGACCCGTCGACCCGCCGCACTCCCGACCAGCCGCCGCGCCTCAACCAGCAGGGCGACGTGATGCACCAGTTCCTCAATATCTCGAGCTACGCGGAGAAGATGCTGCTCCACGAGAACGCCGTCGTGAAGATCCGCGAGGACATGCCGCTCGACCGCGCCGCGCTGATCGGCTGCGGCGTCATGACCGGCGTCGGCGCCGTCCTGAACACCGCCCGCATCGAAGCCGGCTCGACGGTCGCCGTCTACGGCGCCGGCGGCGTCGGCCTCGCCGCCATCCAGGGCGCGCTCATCGCCGGCGCCCGCATGATCATCGCCGTCGACATGATCGAAGCGAAGCTCGCGACCGCCCGCGAACTCGGCGCGACGCACATCGTCGACGCTTCGTCGAAAGACCCCGTACCGGCGATCATCGAGATGACGGGCGGCGGCGTCGACTACGCGTTCGAAGCGATCGGCCTCAAGATCGCCGCCGAGCAGGCGTTCAACAGCCTGCGCCGCGGCGGTACCGCGACGATCATCGGCATGATCCCCGTCGGCCAGAAGGTCGAGCTCGACGGCTACCAGTTCCTCTCCGAGAAGAAGATCCAGGGCTGCACGATGGGCTCGAATCGCTTCCGCGTCGACATGCCGCGCTACATCGACTTCTACCTGCAGGGCAGGCTCAAGCTCGACGAGATGATCAGCCGCCGCGGCAAGCTCGAAGACGTCAACGAAGCGTTCCGCGCCATGAAGGCCGGCGAGGTCGCGCGCACCGTGCTTATGTTCGACTAG
- a CDS encoding cytochrome P450, which yields MAEPVGNWTADYDIFSPEYVKDPFPIWDEIRGKCPIAHTERWGGSFMPTRYEDLFNIARDIENFSSRNVLVADVMPQPGEELEEEPEMVETYNVGAPPITSDPPVHTWARKLLLKPFSVTEVAEYEQETRELCNELIDAFIDKGRADGAVDYAQQIPPRVIASMLGIPKDMTATFTEWVRGFLELGLTNPQLRQESARNIFMFMNDQIQERKAKPGDDLITRLLAEKVEGEPVPESHVLGTCFLLLVAGIDTTWSSIGSAVWHLAQHPEDRKRLIEQPELMPNAIEELLRAYSPVTMARYVAQDTEYAGCPIPEGSKVLMNFPAANRDPKVFEDPDKVILDRAKNPHIAFGVGIHRCAGSNLARMEMKVSIEELLKRIPNFKLENPDVVTWAGGQVRGPRIMPIVWGS from the coding sequence ATGGCTGAACCTGTAGGCAACTGGACGGCTGACTACGACATTTTCTCCCCCGAGTACGTGAAGGATCCGTTCCCGATCTGGGACGAGATCCGCGGCAAATGCCCGATCGCGCACACGGAGCGCTGGGGCGGGTCGTTCATGCCGACGCGCTACGAAGACCTCTTCAACATCGCGCGCGACATCGAGAACTTTTCTTCGCGGAACGTGCTGGTCGCGGACGTGATGCCGCAGCCGGGCGAAGAGCTTGAAGAAGAGCCCGAGATGGTCGAGACGTACAACGTCGGGGCGCCGCCGATCACGTCGGATCCGCCGGTTCACACCTGGGCGCGCAAGCTCCTGCTGAAGCCGTTCTCCGTGACGGAAGTGGCGGAGTATGAGCAAGAGACGCGCGAGCTGTGCAACGAACTGATCGACGCGTTCATCGACAAGGGGCGTGCGGACGGCGCGGTGGACTACGCGCAGCAGATCCCGCCGCGCGTCATCGCGAGCATGCTGGGCATTCCGAAGGACATGACGGCGACGTTCACGGAGTGGGTGCGGGGCTTCCTGGAGCTGGGGCTGACGAACCCGCAGCTCCGGCAGGAGTCGGCGCGCAACATCTTCATGTTTATGAATGACCAGATCCAGGAGCGGAAGGCGAAGCCCGGCGACGACCTGATCACGCGCCTGCTCGCCGAGAAGGTCGAAGGCGAGCCGGTGCCGGAGTCGCACGTACTGGGCACGTGCTTTCTGCTGCTGGTCGCGGGCATCGACACGACGTGGAGTTCGATCGGGTCGGCGGTGTGGCACCTGGCGCAGCACCCGGAGGACCGCAAGCGGCTCATCGAGCAGCCGGAGCTGATGCCGAACGCGATCGAAGAGTTGCTGCGCGCGTACTCGCCGGTGACGATGGCGCGCTACGTGGCGCAGGACACGGAGTACGCGGGCTGCCCGATCCCCGAAGGCAGCAAGGTGCTGATGAACTTCCCGGCGGCGAACCGCGACCCGAAGGTGTTCGAGGATCCGGACAAGGTGATCCTGGACCGCGCGAAGAATCCGCACATCGCGTTCGGCGTCGGGATTCACCGCTGCGCCGGCTCGAACCTGGCGCGGATGGAGATGAAGGTCTCGATCGAGGAGCTGTTGAAGCGGATTCCGAACTTCAAGCTCGAGAATCCGGATGTGGTAACGTGGGCGGGCGGGCAGGTCCGCGGCCCGCGCATCATGCCAATCGTGTGGGGGTCATGA
- a CDS encoding ferredoxin: MKVQKVTVDSEKCQGHNRCYAMAPGMFKVDELGYATPRGDGVLKTPQDVELANRAVENCPERAIDIVEDEG, from the coding sequence ATGAAGGTTCAGAAGGTGACGGTCGACAGCGAAAAGTGCCAGGGGCACAACCGGTGCTACGCGATGGCGCCGGGCATGTTCAAGGTCGACGAACTGGGATACGCAACACCGCGCGGCGACGGCGTGTTGAAGACGCCACAGGATGTCGAGCTGGCGAACCGGGCGGTTGAGAATTGTCCTGAGCGCGCGATCGATATTGTCGAGGACGAGGGGTAG